In one window of Bos taurus isolate L1 Dominette 01449 registration number 42190680 breed Hereford chromosome 4, ARS-UCD2.0, whole genome shotgun sequence DNA:
- the PRSS1 gene encoding serine protease 1 precursor: protein MKTFIFLALLGAAVAFPVDDDDKIVGGYTCGANTVPYQVSLNSGYHFCGGSLINSQWVVSAAHCYKSGIQVRLGEDNINVVEGNEQFISASKSIVHPSYNSNTLNNDIMLIKLKSAASLNSRVASISLPTSCASAGTQCLISGWGNTKSSGTSYPDVLKCLKAPILSDSSCKSAYPGQITSNMFCAGYLEGGKDSCQGDSGGPVVCSGKLQGIVSWGSGCAQKNKPGVYTKVCNYVSWIKQTIASN, encoded by the exons ATGAAGACCTTCATCTTTCTGGCTCTCTTGGGAGCCGCTG TTGCTTTCCCCGTGGACGATGATGACAAGATCGTGGGCGGCTACACCTGTGGGGCAAATACTGTCCCCTACCAAGTGTCCCTGAACTCTGGCTACCACTTCTGCGGGGGCTCCCTCATCAACAGCCAGTGGGTGGTGTCTGCGGCTCACTGCTACAAGTC CGGAATCCAAGTGCGTCTGGGAGAAGACAACATTAATGTCGTTGAGGGCAATGAGCAATTCATCAGCGCATCCAAGAGTATCGTCCATCCCAGCTACAACTCAAACACCTTAAACAACGACATCATGCTGATTAAACTGAAATCAGCTGCCAGTCTCAACAGCCGAGTAGCCTCTATCTCTCTGCCAACATCCTGTGCCTCTGCTGGCACCCAGTGTCTCATCTCTGGCTGGGGCAACACCAAAAGCAGTGGCA CCAGCTACCCTGATGTCCTGAAGTGTCTGAAGGCTCCCATCCTATCAGACAGCTCTTGCAAAAGTGCCTACCCAGGCCAGATCACCAGCAACATGTTCTGTGCGGGCTACCTGGAGGGCGGAAAGGACTCCTGCCAG GGTGACTCCGGTGGCCCTGTGGTCTGCAGTGGAAAGCTCCAGGGCATTGTCTCCTGGGGCTCTGGCTGCGCTCAGAAAAACAAGCCTGGTGTCTACACCAAGGTCTGCAACTACGTGAGCTGGATTAAGCAGACCATCGCCTCCAACTAA